The following nucleotide sequence is from Candidatus Eisenbacteria bacterium.
TTGCGTTCCCACGATCCGATCCTTTAACCTGGATGAGGAGTATCCGGAGGAACGCGGGGTCCCGGGCCGGTCTCGGTCGCCCGTCCGGTCCCGTGGCGTTTCCCCCCCGAAACCCCCGACCGAGGGAGGATGGGAGCGAATGGAAGAGACCAAAAACCAAGAGGCCCGGCCGGAGCCGAAGCCGGAAGGACCGGCGCACCGCGCCACGGCCAAGGCGGACCTGGGCAAGCGTTTCGTCGCGATCCTGATCGACGGGATCTTGTCGGGATTGATCGGCCTGGTTCCGGTCATCGGCGGCCTGATCGGAGCGGCGTACATGCTCACCCGTGACGGCCTCAACTTCGACTTCATGGACAAGCGTTCTCTCGGCAAGAAACTGATGAAGCTGCGCCCGGTCCGCGTGGACGGCGGCGAAGTGGACGTGAGCGTCTCGGTGAAGCGGAACTTCATCTTCGCGATTCCCCTGGTGCTCATGATCATCCCGGTTCTGGGGTGGATCCTCGCGCCGATCCTTTCCCTCGTGGTGATGATCCTCGAGGTGGTGCTCGTCCTCTCCGACGAGGAGGGGCGGCGCTGGGGGGATAAGTTCGCCGGCACCAAGGTGATCGAAGTCGACGAGTAGACGCGGGGGCGCGCCTCGCTCTTTTTGCTTTCGCTGTATCACATCGGGCGGCCGCGCCGGGGTCGGCGCGGCCGCGCCGGATCGGGGAGAATCATGACGGTCTGGTCCATCGCGGGTCTTCTCGCCGGGGGCGTGGCGGCCGGGGAGCGCGGGATCGTGCGCGGCTGGGTGCGCACGCGCCGCGACTCGAAGGCGGGCTTCAGCTTTCTGCACGTGAGCGACGGCTCCTGCTTCGCGCCGATCCAGGTGGTGGCGCCCGCCGACCTGCCCAACTACGAAAGCGAAATCCTGCGGCTCACCAGCGGCTGCGCCGTCGAGGCGGAGGGGGAACTGGTCGAGTCGAGCGGGAAGGGACAGACCGTGGAGCTTCGGGCTTCGCGGATCACGGTGGTCGGCTGGGTGGACGACCCCGACACCTACCCGATCACGCCGAAGCGGCACAGCTTCGAGTATCTGCGGACGGTGGCGCATCTCCGGCCGCGCACCAATACCTTCGGCGCGGTGGCGCGCGTGCGGCACAGCATGGCGATGGCGATCCACCGCTTCTTCGACGAGCGGGGTTTCGTCTGGGTTCACACGCCGATCATCACCACCAGCGACGCCGAGGGAGCGGGGGAGCTTTTTCGCGTCTCCACGCTCGATCTGTTGAACCCGCCGCGCACGCCGGAAGGGGAGATCGATTTCGCCGAGGACTTCTTCGGCCGGCCGGCCTATCTGACCGTCTCGGGACAGCTGAACGTCGAGAGCTACTGCCAGGCGCTCACCAAGGTGTACACCTTCTCGCCCACGTTCCGCGCGGAAAACTCCAACACGAGCCGGCATCTCGCCGAGTTCTGGATGATCGAGCCGGAAATAGCGTTCGCCGATCTTTCCGATGCGGCGGAACTCGCCGAGGAGATGTTGAAGCACGTTTTCCGTGCGTTGCTCGACGAGCGCCCCGACGACATGGCCTTCTTCGACCAGCGCGTTCTGCCGGGCTGCGTGGCGCGCCTGGAGAAGCTGGTGGCGTCGGACTTCGAGAGGATGGAGTACGGCGACGCGGTGAAGGCGCTGGAAAAGTCGGGGAAGAGCTTCGAGTTTCCGGTCGGATGGGGGGCGGACCTGCAGTCGGAGCACGAGCGTTATCTGACGGAGGAGTTCGTG
It contains:
- a CDS encoding RDD family protein, producing MEETKNQEARPEPKPEGPAHRATAKADLGKRFVAILIDGILSGLIGLVPVIGGLIGAAYMLTRDGLNFDFMDKRSLGKKLMKLRPVRVDGGEVDVSVSVKRNFIFAIPLVLMIIPVLGWILAPILSLVVMILEVVLVLSDEEGRRWGDKFAGTKVIEVDE
- the asnS gene encoding asparagine--tRNA ligase: MMTVWSIAGLLAGGVAAGERGIVRGWVRTRRDSKAGFSFLHVSDGSCFAPIQVVAPADLPNYESEILRLTSGCAVEAEGELVESSGKGQTVELRASRITVVGWVDDPDTYPITPKRHSFEYLRTVAHLRPRTNTFGAVARVRHSMAMAIHRFFDERGFVWVHTPIITTSDAEGAGELFRVSTLDLLNPPRTPEGEIDFAEDFFGRPAYLTVSGQLNVESYCQALTKVYTFSPTFRAENSNTSRHLAEFWMIEPEIAFADLSDAAELAEEMLKHVFRALLDERPDDMAFFDQRVLPGCVARLEKLVASDFERMEYGDAVKALEKSGKSFEFPVGWGADLQSEHERYLTEEFVGRPVVVMNYPKEIKAFYMRQNDDGKTVAAMDVLAPGIGEIIGGSQREERLDVLDRRIEEMGLPLEPYWWYRDLRRYGTVPHAGFGLGFERTINYATGLANIRDVIPFPRAPKSAEF